From Paenibacillus sp. V4I7, one genomic window encodes:
- a CDS encoding VOC family protein — MATLTPYIYSSDARKQADFYVKALGGEIVSLRTFADMPDVDESIKNRVMHLELQAIGLRFFMADSGKDTVDRGQGLDLTLEFKSEEEARRIFDGLSVGGVVKMPFERMFWGTVFGRLEDPFGVIWQIATES, encoded by the coding sequence ATGGCAACGTTAACTCCATACATTTACAGCAGTGATGCAAGAAAACAAGCTGACTTTTACGTGAAGGCGCTAGGCGGGGAAATAGTTAGCCTACGTACGTTCGCAGATATGCCGGATGTGGATGAGTCGATCAAGAATCGCGTCATGCATCTAGAGCTGCAGGCTATTGGCCTTCGTTTCTTCATGGCTGATTCAGGTAAGGATACGGTGGATAGAGGCCAAGGACTTGATTTGACGCTGGAATTTAAGAGCGAAGAAGAAGCGCGCCGTATATTTGATGGACTATCTGTGGGTGGCGTTGTGAAAATGCCTTTCGAACGCATGTTCTGGGGGACGGTGTTCGGTCGTCTGGAAGATCCTTTCG
- a CDS encoding VOC family protein codes for MSEVRASSPIKNRISNAFIPVRNIENARDWYCKLLGVAPDGDILFGHLYALPMDGTSLVLDQMPMWGGNEPGGPPTYQTPAFMFQTENIQASYEFMKNNEVELVTEIQNEQWFAFRDPDGNLLMVCK; via the coding sequence ATGAGCGAGGTTCGTGCGTCAAGTCCGATTAAGAATCGAATTAGCAACGCCTTTATTCCTGTTCGGAATATTGAGAATGCGCGGGATTGGTATTGTAAGTTACTTGGTGTAGCTCCAGACGGGGATATCTTGTTCGGACACCTCTACGCTCTTCCCATGGATGGAACATCCCTTGTGCTTGATCAAATGCCCATGTGGGGTGGCAACGAGCCCGGTGGTCCCCCAACTTATCAAACACCTGCTTTTATGTTTCAAACGGAGAATATTCAAGCTTCTTATGAATTCATGAAAAATAACGAGGTGGAGCTTGTTACGGAGATCCAAAATGAGCAATGGTTCGCTTTTCGAGATCCGGACGGTAACCTGCTTATGGTTTGTAAATAA
- a CDS encoding VOC family protein produces MNFSFYGIDHIQLAAPEGCEDEARHFFAKLLGWTEIPKPENLRKRGGVWFQCGIHQVHIGVQKDFVPATKAHPAFQVSQLDELQRYLANHNIQTIPDDARDDEGVKRFYLNDPFGNRLEFLEWL; encoded by the coding sequence ATGAACTTTTCATTTTATGGGATTGACCATATTCAATTAGCGGCTCCTGAAGGCTGTGAGGATGAGGCGAGACATTTTTTCGCAAAATTACTAGGCTGGACAGAAATCCCGAAGCCTGAAAACTTAAGAAAACGCGGCGGTGTTTGGTTTCAATGCGGTATTCATCAGGTTCACATCGGGGTTCAAAAGGATTTTGTTCCTGCTACAAAAGCTCATCCCGCATTTCAGGTAAGCCAATTAGACGAGTTGCAGAGATATTTGGCGAATCATAACATACAAACCATTCCAGATGATGCAAGAGACGATGAGGGAGTAAAACGATTCTATTTGAATGATCCATTCGGCAATCGCCTTGAATTTCTTGAATGGCTTTAA
- a CDS encoding iron-containing alcohol dehydrogenase produces the protein MNNFTFHNPTTLHFGQGQLEKLTAEVPKYGKNVLLVYGGGSIKQNGIYTNVMHLLKGLDVNIFELSGVEPNPRLTTVHRGVEMCRKQNIDLILAVGGGSVIDCAKAIAVGAKYAGDFWDIVTRKASATGALPLGTVLTIAATGSEMNSGSVITNWETKEKLGWGSPFAFPKFSILDPAHTISLPENQTVYGMVDIMSHVFEQYFHHTTNTPLQDGFCETILRTVIDTAPRLLRDLDDLEERATILYSGTMALNGVLSMGVHGDWATHNLEHAVSAVHDIPHGGGLAILFPNWMTYTLNANVARFKQFAQNVFDIDAIDKSDRQVAEEGIAALREFFASIGAPSRLSDYDIDDSTIELMADKAMVYGDFGNFKKLTREDVVNIYRMSL, from the coding sequence ATGAATAATTTTACATTTCATAATCCAACCACACTGCATTTCGGTCAGGGACAACTGGAGAAATTAACAGCTGAGGTACCTAAATATGGCAAGAACGTGCTGCTCGTCTATGGCGGCGGGAGCATTAAGCAGAATGGCATCTATACGAACGTCATGCATCTGCTGAAAGGTTTGGATGTAAATATCTTCGAACTAAGCGGTGTAGAGCCTAACCCGAGACTAACAACTGTTCATCGAGGTGTAGAAATGTGCCGCAAGCAGAACATTGACCTCATTCTCGCTGTCGGCGGTGGCAGCGTTATCGACTGCGCAAAAGCAATTGCTGTAGGAGCGAAGTACGCGGGTGACTTCTGGGATATCGTTACACGGAAAGCTTCTGCAACGGGTGCGCTGCCCTTGGGAACTGTTCTCACAATCGCAGCAACGGGCTCAGAAATGAACTCCGGTTCTGTCATTACGAACTGGGAGACGAAAGAGAAACTCGGTTGGGGCAGTCCGTTCGCATTCCCTAAATTTTCGATTCTCGACCCAGCTCACACGATTTCCTTGCCAGAAAATCAGACCGTATATGGCATGGTTGATATCATGTCTCACGTGTTTGAACAGTATTTCCATCATACGACTAATACACCATTGCAGGATGGCTTCTGTGAAACAATCCTTCGTACGGTGATCGATACGGCTCCGCGCTTGCTGCGAGATCTTGATGATTTGGAAGAACGTGCAACGATTCTATATAGCGGTACAATGGCGCTTAACGGTGTCCTGAGCATGGGCGTTCACGGCGATTGGGCGACCCATAATCTCGAGCACGCCGTGTCTGCCGTTCACGATATTCCGCACGGCGGCGGCCTAGCAATCCTCTTCCCGAACTGGATGACCTACACACTCAATGCCAACGTGGCGCGGTTCAAACAGTTCGCACAGAACGTCTTTGACATTGATGCGATAGACAAATCGGATCGCCAAGTTGCGGAGGAAGGCATCGCCGCTCTTCGTGAATTCTTCGCCTCCATTGGCGCTCCAAGCCGACTGTCCGATTACGACATCGACGACTCGACAATTGAGCTCATGGCCGATAAAGCCATGGTTTACGGGGACTTTGGCAACTTTAAGAAGCTGACACGCGAAGATGTTGTGAACATTTATCGGATGTCATTGTGA
- a CDS encoding ATP-dependent DNA helicase, with protein MIPNVNISVRSLVEYVFSSGSIESGFRTSRSLTEGTKAHQKVQKQYGELDQHEVYVSAEIPYEDLLFVIDGRCDGLLLDADGVTVTVDEIKSTSSDIGQIEENSYPVHWAQAKCYAYMVSKDRGLSRMRIQLTYMQIDTEEIRRFVEEVSSEELEQFMFDVVERYYPYAQARNEHEQRRNQSIKELSFPFPNYREGQRKLAGAVYKTINERRKLFAKAPTGIGKTMSTLFPSVKAIGEGLLQRIFYLTARTTTRTAAEEAYSLLQAGGLQLHVVTITAKEKVCFKEEVRCSKEHCEFADGYYDRINEAVLDLLRHETIMTRTVIESYARKHRVCPFEFSLDVAYAADAVICDYNYIFDPRVNLKRLFEEQKRQTSLLVDEAHNLVDRAREMYSSVLNKSDFLELQREFKGVRAELHDAAKAINQYFIAMRKQIGDRQMQVEPELPEPLIGLLDVFISAAEKELAGAGATPPTTPLLLEAYFGAQNFVRIAKTYDERYVTFMASERNEVSVKLFCLDPSHLLRQMGKGYRSHVFFSATLSPLSYFMDTLGAGEDDYSVTVASPFSKEQLDVFVQPLSTRYQDRERSREPIARSLYEQMAKRSGNYLVFFPSYAYMSSVYEAFTDLVGEQEKGMLPEEEPRSQLRVLVQQTKMSEEEREHFLAEFQAGTEKTLVGFAVMGGIFSEGIDLVGDRLKGVAVVGVGLPQLGPERNLIKAYMESTGKNGYEYAYVFPGMNKVQQAGGRLIRSETDCGVLLLIDDRYLQPLYQRLLPEEWRDYTVLQAQRY; from the coding sequence ATGATCCCTAACGTCAACATTTCCGTGCGCTCTTTGGTGGAATATGTGTTTAGCAGCGGCAGTATTGAGTCAGGTTTTCGGACAAGTCGGTCATTGACAGAAGGGACCAAAGCGCACCAAAAAGTACAGAAGCAATACGGCGAGTTGGACCAGCATGAGGTTTATGTTTCAGCAGAGATCCCCTATGAGGATCTTTTATTTGTCATTGATGGCCGCTGTGACGGGCTTCTCCTGGATGCGGATGGCGTAACGGTTACAGTGGACGAAATCAAATCAACCTCATCCGATATTGGGCAGATCGAGGAGAATTCCTATCCGGTTCATTGGGCACAAGCGAAATGCTATGCCTATATGGTGTCCAAAGATCGAGGGCTAAGCCGTATGCGAATTCAACTCACGTATATGCAGATTGATACGGAAGAGATTCGGCGATTTGTTGAGGAAGTGTCATCCGAAGAGCTTGAGCAGTTCATGTTTGACGTAGTGGAACGGTATTATCCTTATGCACAGGCGAGAAATGAGCATGAACAGCGCAGGAATCAGAGCATCAAGGAGTTGTCTTTCCCATTCCCCAATTATCGTGAAGGGCAGCGTAAGCTGGCCGGTGCGGTGTACAAAACAATAAACGAAAGGCGGAAGCTGTTCGCCAAGGCACCAACAGGCATCGGGAAAACGATGTCGACCCTATTTCCTTCGGTCAAAGCGATCGGTGAGGGACTGCTGCAGCGGATTTTTTATTTAACGGCGAGAACGACTACCCGTACTGCTGCGGAAGAAGCTTATTCTCTTCTGCAAGCTGGGGGACTTCAGCTGCATGTCGTCACGATAACGGCGAAGGAGAAAGTATGTTTTAAGGAGGAAGTGCGGTGCTCGAAGGAGCATTGTGAGTTCGCCGACGGCTATTATGACCGGATTAATGAAGCCGTGCTCGATCTGCTGAGACATGAGACTATTATGACCCGTACAGTCATTGAGTCGTATGCGCGAAAGCATCGGGTGTGTCCTTTTGAGTTTTCACTTGATGTCGCTTATGCGGCAGATGCAGTCATTTGCGATTATAATTATATTTTCGACCCTCGTGTGAATCTGAAAAGGCTGTTCGAGGAACAGAAGCGGCAAACCTCGCTGCTTGTGGATGAAGCTCATAATCTAGTGGATCGTGCGCGGGAGATGTACTCCAGCGTTTTAAATAAATCGGATTTCCTTGAGCTGCAGCGGGAGTTCAAGGGCGTTCGAGCTGAGCTGCATGATGCGGCCAAGGCCATTAATCAGTACTTTATTGCGATGCGTAAGCAGATCGGGGATCGCCAGATGCAGGTGGAACCGGAGCTGCCGGAGCCATTGATTGGGCTGCTGGACGTGTTTATTTCAGCAGCGGAAAAAGAGCTGGCTGGGGCAGGAGCCACACCCCCTACAACACCACTGCTGCTGGAGGCTTACTTCGGCGCACAAAATTTTGTGCGCATTGCGAAAACGTACGATGAACGGTATGTGACGTTCATGGCAAGTGAACGGAACGAGGTCAGCGTGAAGTTGTTCTGCCTTGATCCCTCCCATTTGCTTCGGCAGATGGGCAAGGGGTATCGGTCGCATGTGTTCTTCTCGGCGACCCTCTCGCCGCTGTCCTACTTCATGGACACGCTAGGGGCTGGGGAGGACGACTATTCCGTGACGGTGGCGTCCCCTTTTTCCAAAGAGCAGCTGGATGTCTTCGTTCAGCCACTATCAACTCGCTACCAGGATCGCGAGCGCAGTCGCGAGCCGATTGCCCGCTCGCTGTATGAGCAGATGGCGAAGCGATCGGGTAATTATTTGGTATTTTTTCCTTCGTATGCTTATATGAGCAGCGTATATGAGGCTTTCACTGACCTCGTAGGTGAACAGGAAAAGGGCATGCTTCCAGAAGAGGAGCCGAGAAGTCAGCTCCGAGTTCTCGTACAGCAGACGAAGATGTCGGAGGAGGAGCGGGAGCACTTTCTGGCGGAGTTTCAAGCGGGAACGGAGAAGACGCTTGTGGGCTTTGCTGTGATGGGCGGTATCTTCTCGGAGGGCATTGATCTTGTGGGAGACCGGCTAAAAGGCGTGGCCGTCGTCGGAGTCGGTTTGCCGCAGCTGGGGCCTGAACGTAACCTTATCAAAGCGTACATGGAAAGTACCGGCAAAAACGGCTACGAGTATGCCTATGTGTTCCCAGGCATGAACAAAGTGCAGCAAGCCGGCGGACGCTTGATCCGCTCGGAAACGGATTGTGGCGTTCTACTGTTGATCGACGACCGCTACCTGCAGCCGCTTTATCAACGTCTGCTGCCAGAAGAGTGGCGCGATTACACTGTGCTCCAGGCACAGCGCTATTAG